The Daucus carota subsp. sativus chromosome 9, DH1 v3.0, whole genome shotgun sequence genome window below encodes:
- the LOC108201128 gene encoding uncharacterized protein LOC108201128 isoform X2, producing the protein MSCVGSEVAAMNKAMWLYPKIMGFNPPEKWGHTACYSNGFLYVCGGCCWGLHFRDVLVLNLETMAWDKLVTTGQDPGPRDSHTAVLVEQKMIIFGGTDGTKKVNDVHVLDLMSREWSRPHCKGIAPSPRESHTATLFGNCKLVVFGGSGEGGANYLNDVHVLDLKSMSWSSPQVKGDIPVPRDSHSAVAVENKLIVYGGDCGVRYQGDVDVLDMDTMTWSRMAVHGPSPGVRAGHVAVSYHTKVYVIGGVGDKKYYNDVWLLDTSTCLWSRLEICGQKPQGRFSHTAVATDTDIAIYGGCGEDDRPLNELLILQLGAEHPDGRNNLMSSRFGSQGKTEFAKKARLFPETINMDGNVGLETNEDNETERILAFQLGPVHPKRRRTSNPMIYEIESDPEEHSLSLSQHSSPSYSDQDQTPANKVTWLAKTPQLFPVVKRNTSVSNNSLSSEIHCNQLDQRNVINRTPHNVHFLGENLFKRKPESFHQGHNIIHDAQFSATDQNPSEAGQLESQIGTDVHGKVDGVFDSGLLMTAIVNGRVFRGVLFSPGPQVTSRDVTPGKNILQPNPHSSHVNSSSLRRSEQSTTVQPPKPNYNFQQAYGNKQNSFGESSLMLGRDLEANSELQGVVLTLGGPGNSGGL; encoded by the exons ATGAGTTGTGTGGGAAGTGAAGTTGCAGCAATGAACAAAGCAATGTGGCTCTATCCTAAGATTATGGGGTTTAATCCTCCTGAAAAATGGGGGCATACAGCTTGCTATTCTAATGGTTTTCTCTATGTTTGTGGG GGTTGCTGTTGGGGTTTGCATTTCAGGGATGTGCTAGTCCTAAATCTCGAGACAATGGCTTGGGACAAACTGGTGACCACAGGACAAGATCCAGGCCCGAGAGATAGCCATACTGCTGTTTTGGTTGAGCAAAAGATGATAATTTTTGGGGGTACTGATGGAACTAAGAAAGTTAATGATGTTCATGTACTAGATCTTATGTCGAGAGAATGGTCTCGCCCTCATTGTAAAGGGATTGCACCTTCTCCGCGTGAAAGTCACACTGCTACGCTCTTTGGTAACTGCAAATTAGTGGTGTTTGGTGGCAGCGGAGAAGGTGGTGCAAACTATTTGAATGATGTACATGTTTTGGACCTGAAGTCAATGTCGTGGAGTTCGCCTCAAGTTAAGGGGGATATACCTGTCCCGAGGGACAGTCATAGCGCGGTTGCAGTAGAGAATAAGCTCATTGTATATGGTGGTGATTGTGGAGTTCGTTACCAAGGAGATGTTGATGTGCTTGATATGGATACTATGACTTGGTCGAGG ATGGCCGTTCATGGACCTTCACCTGGTGTTCGAGCAGGTCACGTGGCAGTGAGTTATCATACAAAG GTTTATGTGATTGGTGGGGTTGGAGACAAGAAATATTACAATGATGTTTGGTTGCTTGATACAAGTACTTGTTTGTGGTCTAGGCTTGAGATTTGCGGCCAAAAACCACAAGGAAGGTTTTCTCATACAGCTGTTGCTACGGATACAGACATAGCCATCTACGGAGG GTGCGGAGAGGATGACAGACCTTTAAACGAGTTACTTATCTTGCAGCTTGGAGCTGAACATCCTGATGGCAGGAATAACCTCATGTCCAGTCGTTTTGGTagtcaaggaaagacagaatttgcgaAAAAAGCACGTCTATTCCCG GAAACTATAAACATGGATGGTAATGTAGGGCTGGAAACAAATGAAGATAATGAAACAGAAAGAATACTAGCTTTTCAATTAGGTCCAG TACATCCAAAGCGTAGAAGAACATCCAATCCAATGATATACGAGATAGAATCAGACCCGGAGGAGCATTCTCTTTCACTGTCACAACACTCATCTCCTTCCTACTCTGATCAAGATCAAACTCCTGCGAACAAAGTCACCTGGTTGGCAAAAACTCCCCAACTATTTCCTGTGGTTAAGCGGAATACTTCAGTTTCAAATAATAGCCTATCTAGTGAAATTCATTGCAATCAACTCGACCAAAGAAATGTAATCAACAGAACTCCACACAATGTACATTTTTTGGGAGAAAATTTATTTAAGAGAAAACCAGAAAGTTTTCATCAAGGTCACAATATTATACACGACGCACAATTCTCGGCTACAGATCAAAATCCATCAGAGGCAGGACAACTGGAAAGCCAG ATTGGAACTGATGTTCATGGTAAAGTTGATGGAGTTTTCGACTCTGGGTTATTAATGACTGCAATTGTTAATGGAAGAGTATTTAGAGGAGTCTTGTTTTCACCA GGGCCTCAAGTTACTTCGAGGGATGTTACACCGGGTAAAAATATATTGCAACCGAACCCACACTCCAGTCACGTAAATTCGAGTTCTCTTAGGCGTTCTGAGCAGTCTACTACAGTACAACCACCAAAACCAAATTATAACTTCCAACAAGCTTATGgaaataaacaaaattcattTGGCGAAAGCTCTTTAATGTTAGGTCGAGATTTGGAGGCCAACAGTGAGTTACAAGGCGTGGTTCTTACACTCGGGGGTCCAGGAAATAGTGGGGGATTGTAG
- the LOC108200521 gene encoding very-long-chain aldehyde decarbonylase CER1, with the protein MATNPGILTDYPWKPIGNYKYLLVAPFVVHSVYSFITKDEKERDWTNFLIFPFMLSRMLHNQIWISFARYKTAKGDNRIVDKPIEFEQVDRERDWDDNILLIGIMFYLANYKLKGASNLPLWRTDGIIITILLHAGPVEIIYYWLHRALHHHYLYSRYHSHHHSSIASEPITAVIHPFAEILMYLMMYSIPIATGILTETSSIVSLFGYITYFDFMNNLGHCNFEIVPTKLFSIFPPLKYMMYTPSSHSLHHTKFQTNYALYFPFYDYMYGTLERTTDTLQETSLKREGESPDVVHLTHLTTSESIYHLRLGFASLASIPQSTSQWYIRLLWPLTTWFMMVVTWLYSRPFVVERNIFKTLKLQTWTIPRYTKHYTSPKQTKCINNMIEEAIIEADKKGTKVLTLGLLNQGDEMNKNGELFIKRNPQLKLKLVDGSSLAAAVVLNSIPEGTTHVAVKGKSSKVSNSVAIALCRRGVQVSISNEHAYRRLKEKCDSEIQDNLILSESYSQKIWLVGDELGKTEQMKAPKGTLFIPFSQFPPEKLREDCFYSNIPAMSAPRHFENLDSCENWLPRRVISAWRIAGIVHALEGWNVHECGDAIFSIDKIWQATLQQGFRPLPVCTELMRK; encoded by the exons ATGGCGACAAACCCAGGAATTCTCACAGACTATCCATGGAAACCAATCGGAAACTACAAG TATCTGCTTGTAGCACCGTTTGTGGTTCACAGCGTATACTCTTTCATAACGAAGGATGAGAAGGAGAGAGACTGGACCAATTTCCTCATATTCCCCTTTATGCTGTCGAGAATGCTTCACAACCAGATCTGGATCTCCTTTGCCCGCTATAAAACGGCCAAAGGAGACAACCGAATTGTTGATAAACCTATTGAATTCGAGCAAGTTGACAGAGAGAGAGACTG GGATGACAATATCTTGCTTATTGGGATAATGTTTTACTTggcaaactacaaactaaaggGGGCCTCTAACCTTCCTCTATGGAGGACTGATGGCATTATTATCACAATTTTGCTGCATGCTGGACCTGTTGAAATCATCTACTATTGGCTACACAGAGCTCTGCACCACCACTACCTCTACTCTCGTTATCATTCTCATCACCATTCCTCTATTGCTTCAGAGCCTATAACAG CTGTGATCCATCCATTTGCAGAAATTTTAATGTACCTGATGATGTATAGTATACCAATTGCGACCGGGATACTGACAGAAACAAGCTCTATCGTTTCTTTGTTTGGTTACATTACCTATTTCGATTTCATGAACAACTTGGGACACTGCAATTTTGAGATTGTTCCTACCAAGTTGTTCTCTATCTTCCCTCCTCTCAAGTACATGATGTACACGCCCTC GTCACATTCTCTCCATCACACAAAATTCCAAACGAATTACGCTCTTTATTTTCCTTTCTATGACTACATGTATGGCACCTTGGAGAGAACTACGGACACGTTACAGGAAACCTCACTAAAAAGAGAGGGGGAGTCTCCAGATGTGGTACATCTAACACATCTAACAACTTCTGAATCCATCTATCATCTCCGGCTTGGATTTGCCTCATTAGCATCGATACCCCAGAGTACTTCACAGTGGTACATTAGATTATTGTGGCCTTTGACGACATGGTTTATGATGGTTGTTACATGGCTTTATAGTCGACCATTTGTTGTTGAGAGAAATATTTTCAAGACTCTGAAATTGCAAACATGGACTATCCCGAGATACACCAAACAT TACACTTCACCCAAGCAAACAAAGTGTATCAACAATATGATTGAAGAAGCTATAATTGAAGCGGATAAAAAAGGAACTAAGGTGTTAACTTTAGGTCTTCTTAATCAG GGAGATGAGATGAACAAAAACGGTGAGCTATTTATCAAGAGGAATCCCCAGCTAAAATTGAAGTTAGTTGATGGTAGTAGTCTAGCAGCTGCTGTTGTCCTCAATAGCATTCCAGAGGGAACAACCCATGTTGCCGTTAAAGGAAAATCGTCTAAGGTTTCCAATTCTGTTGCCATTGCATTGTGTCGCAGAGGTGTTCAG GTATCTATTTCAAACGAACATGCTTATAGAAGACTCAAAGAGAAATGTGATTCTGAGATTCAAGACAATTTAATCCTTTCAGAAAGTTACTCTCAGAAG ATATGGTTAGTTGGAGATGAATTAGGAAAAACAGAACAGATGAAAGCACCAAAGGGAACATTATTCATTCCTTTCTCTCAGTTCCCTCCTGAGAAACTGCGTGAAGATTGCTTTTACTCCAACATTCCTGCAATGTCTGCTCCAAGGCATTTTGAGAATCTCGACTCCTGTGag AATTGGTTGCCAAGAAGGGTGATAAGTGCATGGCGTATTGCTGGAATCGTGCATGCATTAGAGGGATGGAATGTGCACGAATGTGGCGACGCGATATTTAGCATCGACAAAATTTGGCAAGCTACTCTTCAGCAGGGGTTTCGTCCACTGCCAGTGTGCACAGAACTAATGAGGAAGTAA
- the LOC108201128 gene encoding acyl-CoA-binding domain-containing protein 4-like isoform X3 → MAWDKLVTTGQDPGPRDSHTAVLVEQKMIIFGGTDGTKKVNDVHVLDLMSREWSRPHCKGIAPSPRESHTATLFGNCKLVVFGGSGEGGANYLNDVHVLDLKSMSWSSPQVKGDIPVPRDSHSAVAVENKLIVYGGDCGVRYQGDVDVLDMDTMTWSRMAVHGPSPGVRAGHVAVSYHTKVYVIGGVGDKKYYNDVWLLDTSTCLWSRLEICGQKPQGRFSHTAVATDTDIAIYGGCGEDDRPLNELLILQLGAEHPDGRNNLMSSRFGSQGKTEFAKKARLFPETINMDGNVGLETNEDNETERILAFQLGPDTVHPKRRRTSNPMIYEIESDPEEHSLSLSQHSSPSYSDQDQTPANKVTWLAKTPQLFPVVKRNTSVSNNSLSSEIHCNQLDQRNVINRTPHNVHFLGENLFKRKPESFHQGHNIIHDAQFSATDQNPSEAGQLESQIGTDVHGKVDGVFDSGLLMTAIVNGRVFRGVLFSPGPQVTSRDVTPGKNILQPNPHSSHVNSSSLRRSEQSTTVQPPKPNYNFQQAYGNKQNSFGESSLMLGRDLEANSELQGVVLTLGGPGNSGGL, encoded by the exons ATGGCTTGGGACAAACTGGTGACCACAGGACAAGATCCAGGCCCGAGAGATAGCCATACTGCTGTTTTGGTTGAGCAAAAGATGATAATTTTTGGGGGTACTGATGGAACTAAGAAAGTTAATGATGTTCATGTACTAGATCTTATGTCGAGAGAATGGTCTCGCCCTCATTGTAAAGGGATTGCACCTTCTCCGCGTGAAAGTCACACTGCTACGCTCTTTGGTAACTGCAAATTAGTGGTGTTTGGTGGCAGCGGAGAAGGTGGTGCAAACTATTTGAATGATGTACATGTTTTGGACCTGAAGTCAATGTCGTGGAGTTCGCCTCAAGTTAAGGGGGATATACCTGTCCCGAGGGACAGTCATAGCGCGGTTGCAGTAGAGAATAAGCTCATTGTATATGGTGGTGATTGTGGAGTTCGTTACCAAGGAGATGTTGATGTGCTTGATATGGATACTATGACTTGGTCGAGG ATGGCCGTTCATGGACCTTCACCTGGTGTTCGAGCAGGTCACGTGGCAGTGAGTTATCATACAAAG GTTTATGTGATTGGTGGGGTTGGAGACAAGAAATATTACAATGATGTTTGGTTGCTTGATACAAGTACTTGTTTGTGGTCTAGGCTTGAGATTTGCGGCCAAAAACCACAAGGAAGGTTTTCTCATACAGCTGTTGCTACGGATACAGACATAGCCATCTACGGAGG GTGCGGAGAGGATGACAGACCTTTAAACGAGTTACTTATCTTGCAGCTTGGAGCTGAACATCCTGATGGCAGGAATAACCTCATGTCCAGTCGTTTTGGTagtcaaggaaagacagaatttgcgaAAAAAGCACGTCTATTCCCG GAAACTATAAACATGGATGGTAATGTAGGGCTGGAAACAAATGAAGATAATGAAACAGAAAGAATACTAGCTTTTCAATTAGGTCCAG ATACAGTACATCCAAAGCGTAGAAGAACATCCAATCCAATGATATACGAGATAGAATCAGACCCGGAGGAGCATTCTCTTTCACTGTCACAACACTCATCTCCTTCCTACTCTGATCAAGATCAAACTCCTGCGAACAAAGTCACCTGGTTGGCAAAAACTCCCCAACTATTTCCTGTGGTTAAGCGGAATACTTCAGTTTCAAATAATAGCCTATCTAGTGAAATTCATTGCAATCAACTCGACCAAAGAAATGTAATCAACAGAACTCCACACAATGTACATTTTTTGGGAGAAAATTTATTTAAGAGAAAACCAGAAAGTTTTCATCAAGGTCACAATATTATACACGACGCACAATTCTCGGCTACAGATCAAAATCCATCAGAGGCAGGACAACTGGAAAGCCAG ATTGGAACTGATGTTCATGGTAAAGTTGATGGAGTTTTCGACTCTGGGTTATTAATGACTGCAATTGTTAATGGAAGAGTATTTAGAGGAGTCTTGTTTTCACCA GGGCCTCAAGTTACTTCGAGGGATGTTACACCGGGTAAAAATATATTGCAACCGAACCCACACTCCAGTCACGTAAATTCGAGTTCTCTTAGGCGTTCTGAGCAGTCTACTACAGTACAACCACCAAAACCAAATTATAACTTCCAACAAGCTTATGgaaataaacaaaattcattTGGCGAAAGCTCTTTAATGTTAGGTCGAGATTTGGAGGCCAACAGTGAGTTACAAGGCGTGGTTCTTACACTCGGGGGTCCAGGAAATAGTGGGGGATTGTAG
- the LOC108201128 gene encoding uncharacterized protein LOC108201128 isoform X1, giving the protein MSCVGSEVAAMNKAMWLYPKIMGFNPPEKWGHTACYSNGFLYVCGGCCWGLHFRDVLVLNLETMAWDKLVTTGQDPGPRDSHTAVLVEQKMIIFGGTDGTKKVNDVHVLDLMSREWSRPHCKGIAPSPRESHTATLFGNCKLVVFGGSGEGGANYLNDVHVLDLKSMSWSSPQVKGDIPVPRDSHSAVAVENKLIVYGGDCGVRYQGDVDVLDMDTMTWSRMAVHGPSPGVRAGHVAVSYHTKVYVIGGVGDKKYYNDVWLLDTSTCLWSRLEICGQKPQGRFSHTAVATDTDIAIYGGCGEDDRPLNELLILQLGAEHPDGRNNLMSSRFGSQGKTEFAKKARLFPETINMDGNVGLETNEDNETERILAFQLGPDTVHPKRRRTSNPMIYEIESDPEEHSLSLSQHSSPSYSDQDQTPANKVTWLAKTPQLFPVVKRNTSVSNNSLSSEIHCNQLDQRNVINRTPHNVHFLGENLFKRKPESFHQGHNIIHDAQFSATDQNPSEAGQLESQIGTDVHGKVDGVFDSGLLMTAIVNGRVFRGVLFSPGPQVTSRDVTPGKNILQPNPHSSHVNSSSLRRSEQSTTVQPPKPNYNFQQAYGNKQNSFGESSLMLGRDLEANSELQGVVLTLGGPGNSGGL; this is encoded by the exons ATGAGTTGTGTGGGAAGTGAAGTTGCAGCAATGAACAAAGCAATGTGGCTCTATCCTAAGATTATGGGGTTTAATCCTCCTGAAAAATGGGGGCATACAGCTTGCTATTCTAATGGTTTTCTCTATGTTTGTGGG GGTTGCTGTTGGGGTTTGCATTTCAGGGATGTGCTAGTCCTAAATCTCGAGACAATGGCTTGGGACAAACTGGTGACCACAGGACAAGATCCAGGCCCGAGAGATAGCCATACTGCTGTTTTGGTTGAGCAAAAGATGATAATTTTTGGGGGTACTGATGGAACTAAGAAAGTTAATGATGTTCATGTACTAGATCTTATGTCGAGAGAATGGTCTCGCCCTCATTGTAAAGGGATTGCACCTTCTCCGCGTGAAAGTCACACTGCTACGCTCTTTGGTAACTGCAAATTAGTGGTGTTTGGTGGCAGCGGAGAAGGTGGTGCAAACTATTTGAATGATGTACATGTTTTGGACCTGAAGTCAATGTCGTGGAGTTCGCCTCAAGTTAAGGGGGATATACCTGTCCCGAGGGACAGTCATAGCGCGGTTGCAGTAGAGAATAAGCTCATTGTATATGGTGGTGATTGTGGAGTTCGTTACCAAGGAGATGTTGATGTGCTTGATATGGATACTATGACTTGGTCGAGG ATGGCCGTTCATGGACCTTCACCTGGTGTTCGAGCAGGTCACGTGGCAGTGAGTTATCATACAAAG GTTTATGTGATTGGTGGGGTTGGAGACAAGAAATATTACAATGATGTTTGGTTGCTTGATACAAGTACTTGTTTGTGGTCTAGGCTTGAGATTTGCGGCCAAAAACCACAAGGAAGGTTTTCTCATACAGCTGTTGCTACGGATACAGACATAGCCATCTACGGAGG GTGCGGAGAGGATGACAGACCTTTAAACGAGTTACTTATCTTGCAGCTTGGAGCTGAACATCCTGATGGCAGGAATAACCTCATGTCCAGTCGTTTTGGTagtcaaggaaagacagaatttgcgaAAAAAGCACGTCTATTCCCG GAAACTATAAACATGGATGGTAATGTAGGGCTGGAAACAAATGAAGATAATGAAACAGAAAGAATACTAGCTTTTCAATTAGGTCCAG ATACAGTACATCCAAAGCGTAGAAGAACATCCAATCCAATGATATACGAGATAGAATCAGACCCGGAGGAGCATTCTCTTTCACTGTCACAACACTCATCTCCTTCCTACTCTGATCAAGATCAAACTCCTGCGAACAAAGTCACCTGGTTGGCAAAAACTCCCCAACTATTTCCTGTGGTTAAGCGGAATACTTCAGTTTCAAATAATAGCCTATCTAGTGAAATTCATTGCAATCAACTCGACCAAAGAAATGTAATCAACAGAACTCCACACAATGTACATTTTTTGGGAGAAAATTTATTTAAGAGAAAACCAGAAAGTTTTCATCAAGGTCACAATATTATACACGACGCACAATTCTCGGCTACAGATCAAAATCCATCAGAGGCAGGACAACTGGAAAGCCAG ATTGGAACTGATGTTCATGGTAAAGTTGATGGAGTTTTCGACTCTGGGTTATTAATGACTGCAATTGTTAATGGAAGAGTATTTAGAGGAGTCTTGTTTTCACCA GGGCCTCAAGTTACTTCGAGGGATGTTACACCGGGTAAAAATATATTGCAACCGAACCCACACTCCAGTCACGTAAATTCGAGTTCTCTTAGGCGTTCTGAGCAGTCTACTACAGTACAACCACCAAAACCAAATTATAACTTCCAACAAGCTTATGgaaataaacaaaattcattTGGCGAAAGCTCTTTAATGTTAGGTCGAGATTTGGAGGCCAACAGTGAGTTACAAGGCGTGGTTCTTACACTCGGGGGTCCAGGAAATAGTGGGGGATTGTAG